Proteins encoded within one genomic window of Planococcus sp. MB-3u-03:
- a CDS encoding IS3 family transposase encodes MVCYKELKQRIVQYINYYNNERIKQKLAGMSPVQYRMHASQLSA; translated from the coding sequence TTGGTATGCTACAAAGAATTAAAACAGCGGATCGTACAATACATAAACTATTATAACAACGAACGCATCAAACAAAAATTGGCCGGCATGAGCCCGGTCCAATACCGGATGCATGCCAGCCAATTATCTGCATAA
- a CDS encoding DDE-type integrase/transposase/recombinase, translating to MTTDVTEFKCTGEEKLYLSPIMDLYNGEIIGVSTAKRPTLDFVLESLHQVLPIIEKQAVYRTTIHSDQ from the coding sequence TTGACGACCGACGTCACGGAGTTCAAGTGCACGGGAGAAGAAAAGCTTTATTTAAGTCCGATCATGGATCTCTACAACGGCGAAATCATCGGGGTAAGCACGGCAAAACGGCCGACCCTCGACTTCGTTCTGGAATCGCTGCATCAGGTCCTGCCGATTATCGAGAAGCAGGCGGTCTACCGGACAACTATCCATTCCGATCAGTGA
- a CDS encoding IS3 family transposase, translating into MILELFEKHEGRYGYRRIRLALQAIGLVINHKKVQRIMNELNLT; encoded by the coding sequence CTGATCCTGGAATTGTTTGAGAAGCACGAAGGCCGTTACGGATACCGCCGGATCCGCCTGGCGTTACAGGCGATTGGCCTTGTCATCAACCACAAGAAAGTGCAGCGCATCATGAACGAGTTGAATCTCACATGA
- a CDS encoding transposase, with protein MAKYSEGFKLLLVKQYLEKSLGYEYLAREYGIPSSTPIKRGMRAYQEFGEGGLRRKQTKQVYSVQFKVDVLHFMKQTGASYQDTAIQFEMNNPTFITNWNQKFLTEGIKGLEKRAKGRPSMSKKPKPTAGKLERAFSREEQLERENELLHLEVAYLKKLKAFQENPDVFLEKHKQHWRSNSTKKDFD; from the coding sequence ATGGCGAAATATAGTGAGGGTTTCAAACTGCTGTTGGTGAAGCAGTACTTGGAAAAATCTTTGGGGTATGAATATTTAGCGCGAGAATACGGAATTCCGAGTTCTACGCCTATTAAACGCGGGATGCGCGCTTATCAAGAGTTTGGAGAAGGAGGATTGCGCAGGAAGCAGACGAAACAGGTGTATTCTGTTCAATTCAAGGTGGATGTATTACACTTTATGAAACAAACAGGTGCTTCTTACCAAGACACAGCGATCCAATTTGAGATGAACAATCCGACATTCATTACGAATTGGAACCAAAAGTTTTTGACGGAAGGGATAAAAGGCCTGGAAAAACGAGCGAAAGGACGGCCCTCCATGTCTAAAAAACCGAAACCGACTGCGGGCAAGCTTGAAAGGGCCTTTTCCCGGGAAGAACAACTCGAACGTGAGAATGAGCTTCTCCATTTAGAAGTTGCGTATTTAAAAAAGTTAAAAGCTTTCCAGGAGAATCCGGATGTCTTCCTCGAAAAGCACAAGCAGCACTGGCGTTCGAACTCCACAAAGAAGGATTTCGATTAA
- a CDS encoding ATP-binding protein: MNEQTMNKLNDMKLNVMAEAYEEQVSKRNFQQMAFDERFSLLVDLEYLAPEK; this comes from the coding sequence ATGAATGAGCAGACGATGAACAAGCTGAACGACATGAAATTAAATGTCATGGCAGAGGCCTATGAGGAACAAGTGTCCAAGCGAAATTTTCAACAGATGGCTTTTGATGAGCGTTTTTCGTTGCTTGTAGATTTGGAGTACCTCGCGCCGGAAAAATAA
- a CDS encoding cupin domain-containing protein has protein sequence MKENNNISYQFHEHRDETWTIIDGKGILVIDNQIFDAVVGKTFHIPSGSKHSIKALTSLEIIEIQSGSQTRETDIIRISNDWEEIISLSLVQKLNLKV, from the coding sequence ATTAAAGAAAATAACAACATAAGTTATCAGTTTCACGAACACCGTGATGAAACATGGACTATTATAGACGGCAAAGGAATACTTGTCATTGATAATCAGATTTTCGATGCTGTTGTAGGAAAGACATTCCATATACCTTCTGGTAGTAAGCATTCGATTAAAGCACTCACCTCCTTAGAAATTATTGAGATTCAATCTGGTTCTCAAACAAGAGAGACTGATATTATTAGAATTAGCAATGACTGGGAAGAAATTATATCACTGTCCTTAGTTCAAAAGCTTAACCTAAAAGTTTGA
- a CDS encoding sugar phosphate nucleotidyltransferase, with translation MKIILLSGGSGKRLWPTSNKTRPKQF, from the coding sequence ATGAAAATAATTTTATTATCCGGAGGTTCAGGAAAGCGATTGTGGCCAACCTCTAATAAAACTAGACCAAAACAATTTTAA